The Henckelia pumila isolate YLH828 chromosome 2, ASM3356847v2, whole genome shotgun sequence genome includes a window with the following:
- the LOC140879880 gene encoding probable apyrase 6 — protein MRRPNARTVNPSLENDKQMDPVKLRFRPNRPGFRSPNIKYTIPRSRFVLYSSIFVALVLSCYILFFGRKNQETKRYGVVIDGGSTGTRIHVFKYEVRKGKMVLDFSEKGSVSMKVHPGLSAYVEEPEGAGTAVAELVEFAKRHVPKELWTEVDIRLMATAGMRLLKNEDQERILNVCRRVLRESGFQFKDDGATVISGSDEGLYAWVVANYALGTLGGHPTQTTGIIELGGASVQLTFATNEPIPLEFSRKVSFGNFTYNLYSHSFLQFGQNVAFELLKESLVAGGQVMATEFLQTGKPVDPCTPRGYTHDEEAWKLSPASVIQKNRYLSNLLPNGNFSGCRSASIELLQKGRGSKFIPKLQGKFLATENFFHTSKFFGLRERAFLSDLMVSGQDYCGENWSKLKRKYPSLEEEELLRYCFSSAYIIALLHDNLGISLHDTRIAYANQVENILLDWALGAFILQYSSKLDMQHSNWIASIIGGDSSALMLLFGIFLVLILMTWIISKLRKPQLKTIYDLEKGKYIITRVGRYS, from the exons ATGCGCCGTCCGAATGCCCGCACTGTAAACCCTAGTTTGGAGAACGACAAACAAATGGATCCTGTCAAACTCAGATTCCGTCCTAACAGACCCGGTTTCCGAAGTCCCAACATCAAGTACACAATTCCCAGATCAAGATTTGTGTTGTACTCTTCAATTTTTGTAGCTTTAGTTTTAAGTTGCTACATTTTGTTTTTTGGGAGAAAGAATCAAGAAACGAAGAGATATGGGGTGGTGATAGACGGAGGAAGCACGGGCACGAGGATTCATGTGTTCAAGTACGAGGTTAGGAAAGGTAAAATGGTTCTCGATTTTTCGGAGAAGGGATCGGTTTCAATGAAGGTGCATCCTGGGTTATCGGCTTATGTGGAGGAGCCGGAGGGAGCTGGAACAGCGGTGGCAGAGCTGGTTGAATTTGCGAAGAGGCATGTGCCCAAGGAGCTGTGGACGGAGGTTGATATTCGGTTGATGGCCACTGCGGGAATGAGGTTGTTGAAGAATGAGGATCAGGAGAGAATCTTGAATGTGTGTAGGAGGGTTCTGAGGGAGTCAGGTTTTCAGTTTAAGGATGATGGGGCCACTGTTATTTCAG GCTCTGATGAAGGCTTGTATGCTTGGGTTGTCGCTAACTACGCTCTTGGAACTCTTGGAGGCCATCCAACACAGACAACTGGAATTATTGAACTTGGTGGGGCTTCAGTTCAG CTTACATTTGCCACAAATGAACCAATTCCCCTTGAGTTCTCTCGAAAAGTTAGTTTTGGAAATTTCACTTACAATCTGTACAGCCATAGCTTTCTTCAGTTTGGTCAG AATGttgcatttgagttgttgaaagaATCGCTTGTTGCCGGTGGCCAAGTTATGG CAACTGAATTCCTTCAGACAGGAAAGCCAGTGGACCCTTGTACTCCCCGGGGATATACACATGATGAGGAGGCCTGGAAGCTCTCTCCTGCTTCTGTGATTCAAAAAAATAGATACTTATCAAATTTGCTTCCGAATGGCAATTTTTCAGGGTGCAGATCTGCCTCTATAGAGCTTTTGCAGAAAGGCCGAG GGTCAAAATTTATACCCAAGCTCCAAGGAAAATTTTTGGCCACAGAGAATTTCTTTCACACTTCTAAG TTCTTTGGGTTGAGAGAGAGAGCCTTTCTCTCTGATCTAATGGTTTCTGGCCAAGATTATTGTGGTGAGAATTGGTCTAAATTGAAACGAAAGTACCCGTCTCTTGAGGAAGAAGAACTGCTTCGTTATTGCTTCTCGTCAGCATATATTATCGCCCTGCTACATGATAATCTTGGAATTTCTCTGCATGATACGAG GATTGCATATGCTAATCAAGTCGAGAACATTCTGCTTGACTGGGCATTAGGTGCTTTCATCCTACAATACTCATCTAAATTGGACATGCAACATTCAAATTGGATTGCCAGCATAATAGGAGGCGACTCCTCAGCACTGATGCTTCTATTCGGTATTTTCCTAGTGTTGATACTCATGACATGGATCATTTCGAAACTGAGAAAGCCTCAGCTGAAAACGATCTACGATTTAGAGAAAGGAAAGTATATAATCACCCGAGTGGGTAGATATTCATAG